Proteins found in one Vallitalea guaymasensis genomic segment:
- a CDS encoding sugar ABC transporter substrate-binding protein, whose protein sequence is MKKLLALVITIFLSVTLFNGCKYNDDIYKNDNNFSENNQSANDGNADLQVDISNLKSYDGQLLIYPTKIKEIPERPTNPELLPLADPMHWYDIRFPGWVQDKINIPSSPGDGAKGKKIYVIVTSEHPYWTAVGIGAKKVADAYGIDFRMLNPNGDLLKQNQLIDDAINDGADMIILAAIDKKEAVSQAIRINEKGIPLIFFNTLPESQALKYCLAWTGPDDWGNFRMLARVMADELDKEGGVCYLRHTPVGGSPYYARNWGPITEFREYAPDIKSLDSKDCDFDYDMSKEIVKNWIDEYGDEIKGIVCSDDSIQAIGAIDACKETGRSDIVIVASGNGKNGMDAVKKGDLFAITYQSAEADGALPIKVAADWFNGKKINDIYYLSSNIITEENVDKYMPAQW, encoded by the coding sequence TTGAAAAAATTATTAGCACTTGTTATAACAATCTTTCTTTCAGTTACTTTATTTAATGGTTGCAAATATAATGATGATATCTACAAAAACGATAACAATTTTTCTGAAAATAATCAATCAGCAAATGATGGTAATGCAGATTTGCAGGTTGATATATCAAATTTGAAGTCCTATGATGGACAGTTACTTATTTATCCAACAAAAATAAAAGAAATACCCGAAAGACCTACTAATCCTGAATTATTGCCTTTAGCTGATCCTATGCATTGGTATGATATTAGATTTCCTGGGTGGGTACAAGACAAAATCAATATACCATCCTCTCCTGGTGATGGAGCTAAGGGTAAGAAAATATATGTAATCGTCACTAGTGAACATCCTTATTGGACAGCTGTTGGTATAGGAGCTAAAAAGGTAGCAGATGCATATGGTATAGATTTTAGAATGTTAAATCCAAATGGAGATTTATTGAAGCAGAATCAATTAATAGATGATGCAATAAATGATGGCGCTGACATGATTATATTAGCTGCCATTGATAAAAAAGAAGCGGTATCTCAAGCTATAAGAATCAATGAAAAAGGTATTCCACTAATCTTTTTCAATACACTGCCAGAATCTCAAGCGTTAAAGTATTGTCTTGCATGGACTGGACCAGATGATTGGGGAAACTTTCGTATGTTAGCAAGGGTTATGGCTGATGAATTGGACAAAGAAGGTGGTGTCTGTTATCTAAGGCATACACCGGTAGGCGGTTCACCTTATTATGCAAGGAATTGGGGACCTATTACGGAATTTAGAGAGTATGCACCTGATATTAAGTCACTTGATAGTAAGGATTGTGATTTTGATTATGATATGTCCAAGGAAATAGTGAAGAATTGGATTGATGAATATGGTGATGAAATAAAAGGTATCGTTTGTAGTGATGATTCGATACAAGCAATCGGCGCTATTGATGCCTGTAAGGAAACAGGAAGAAGTGACATAGTCATTGTAGCATCAGGTAATGGAAAAAATGGAATGGATGCGGTTAAGAAAGGGGATTTGTTCGCTATAACCTATCAATCAGCAGAAGCAGATGGGGCACTTCCTATAAAGGTTGCAGCTGATTGGTTTAATGGAAAAAAGATAAATGATATCTATTATCTATCTAGTAACATCATAACTGAAGAAAATGTAGATAAATATATGCCTGCTCAATGGTAA